The sequence CATATAGGATTTGGCATCCAAGGCATGGTAGAGCGAGTACAACTTCTAGGTGGTAAGCTTGAACTCAAAACCGCCCTCGCGCAGGGAACACAAATTCAAGTCAGACTTCCCCTATGATTCGTCTGTTGCTTGTGGATGACCAAGATATTTTTCGGCAGGGATTAGTCGCTTTACTTTCGGTTGAAACCGATTTAGAGGTGGTTGGGCAGGCAAGAAATGGCTTGGAAGCGATCGCCAGAGCGAAGGCGCTCCAACCCCATGTGATTTTAATGGATGTGCGTATGCCTGTTTGTGACGGTGTGCAGGCAACCCGCGAGATCCATCAACATTATCCCTGGATTCGGATTTTGGTCTTAACCACGTTTGATGATGATGAATATATTTTGCAATCACTCCAAATGGGCGCATTAGGCTACCTGCTCAAACGCACTCCGGCTCAAGAGATTGCCTCTGCCATTCGCTCAGTTTCTCAAGGCTACAGCCAATTGGGGCCAACAATTGCCCTTAAAGTTTTTTCCCAACTAAAATCTTCACAACCTTCACCCAATTCCTATCAGGACTTACTGAGCAAACGAGAAATTGGGGTGTTAAAATTGGTCGGTCAAGGTAGAAATAATCAAGAAATTGCACAGGAACTGCATTTAAGTGAAGGAACAGTGAAAAATTATGTTACCCAAATTTTGAACAAACTGGAGATGCGCGATCGCATCCAGGCAGCTCTCTGGTCACAGCAAAACTTGCTTTAGCTAAGACACGCCCATATCGGTGTTTTCCTGTAAACTTCAGGATGTCTACCTAACCTGGTACTCCAATACACCAAATCGCCATCATAGGGACTTCTATCACCTTTTACCAACTACATAATTATTGCTACTGCTATCCCGTGCAGTCAATCCGTCTGTACTCTCTGCCAAAAAGGGTTTAAGACCCCCACCTAAGTTTTGAATTTCAGTGGTCTGCAATTGGGTGGGGTCAGAATCCCCGTCCA comes from Nostoc punctiforme PCC 73102 and encodes:
- a CDS encoding response regulator transcription factor; amino-acid sequence: MIRLLLVDDQDIFRQGLVALLSVETDLEVVGQARNGLEAIARAKALQPHVILMDVRMPVCDGVQATREIHQHYPWIRILVLTTFDDDEYILQSLQMGALGYLLKRTPAQEIASAIRSVSQGYSQLGPTIALKVFSQLKSSQPSPNSYQDLLSKREIGVLKLVGQGRNNQEIAQELHLSEGTVKNYVTQILNKLEMRDRIQAALWSQQNLL